A genomic window from Silene latifolia isolate original U9 population chromosome 11, ASM4854445v1, whole genome shotgun sequence includes:
- the LOC141613306 gene encoding zinc finger BED domain-containing protein RICESLEEPER 2-like, with amino-acid sequence MESDDPAFKKMANDMKAKYDKYWGNIDKINMLIHLGVILDPSFKFLGLQVTLHGMYGQDDSEVLARKIKHLAYDFFSEYRRIYAPVTPQSEDLDMSTSIPTSGGESLTLMKSISEQVMIKMRGFGDDCSTDFVRTEFDSYLDEQKGEDEPSKILDWWKLNEPRFPVHARMARDVLAMPISTVASESTFSAGGRTLDRFRSSLTPKTVQGLICAQDWIRAKIRKSNVDVEEKV; translated from the exons ATGGAAAGTGATGACCCTGCCTTTAAGAAAATGGCCAACGATATGAAAGCTAAATATGACAAGTATTGGGGTAACATTGATAAGATTAATATGTTGATCCACTTGGGTGTGATTCTTGATCCAAGCTTTAAGTTTTTAGGATTACAAGTTACTCTTCATGGTATGTACGGGCAAGATGATAGTGAGGTATTGGCAAGAAAAATTAAACATCTTGCATATGATTTTTTTTCTGAGTATAGACGCATTTATGCACCTGTTACTCCTCAAAGTGAAGACCTTGACATGTCTACAAGTATTCCTACTTCGGGAGGGGAGAGTTTGACTCTTATGAAATCAATAAGTGAACAAGTTATGATTAAGATGAGGGGATTTGGTGACGATTGTAGCACCGATTTTGTAAGAACAGAGTTTGATAGTTACTTAGATGAGCAAAAGGGAGAAGATGAGCCATCCAAAATTTTAGACTGGTGGAAGCTCAATGAGCCTAGATTTCCTGTTCATGCTCGCATGGCTCGTGACGTCTTAGCTATGCCAATTTCAACAGTTGCATCAGAATCAACCTTTAGTGCAGGAGGGCGTACTCTTGATCGATTTCGAAGTTCTTTAACGCCTAAg ACGGTGCAAGGTCTTATATGTGCACAAGATTGGATTCGAGCTAAAATTCGTAAATCTAATGTTGATGTGGAAGAAAAAGTTTAG